In Janthinobacterium sp. J1-1, a single genomic region encodes these proteins:
- a CDS encoding farnesyl diphosphate synthase, which translates to MSAVITVGMTFGDWMQTTQAGVESALDRFLPAPDAVPHKLHAAMRYALLGGGKRVRPLLVMAAGELFDADAATLARAACALEMIHVYSLVHDDMPCMDDDELRRGKPTVHIAYDEATALLVGDALQSQAFTILAEGAAIAPGRQMAMIRLLAQASGSAGMCGGQAIDLDSVGLALSLEQLEQMHQLKTGALLRAAVVLGALAGKDLEPGDMTALDAYAKAVGLAFQVVDDVLDATADSATLGKTAGKDAAANKPTYVSILGLEPSKALAEQLRCDAHAALAPFGDKARRLRELADLVVQRKA; encoded by the coding sequence ATGAGCGCGGTAATAACGGTCGGCATGACCTTCGGCGACTGGATGCAGACCACCCAGGCCGGCGTGGAAAGCGCGCTCGACCGGTTCCTGCCCGCGCCTGACGCCGTGCCGCACAAGCTGCACGCGGCCATGCGCTATGCGCTGCTGGGCGGCGGCAAGCGCGTGCGCCCGCTGCTGGTGATGGCGGCCGGCGAGCTGTTCGATGCCGATGCCGCGACGCTGGCGCGCGCCGCTTGCGCGCTGGAAATGATACATGTGTATTCGCTGGTGCATGACGACATGCCCTGCATGGATGACGATGAATTGCGCCGTGGCAAGCCTACCGTACATATCGCCTACGATGAAGCGACCGCCTTGCTGGTCGGCGACGCGCTGCAGTCGCAGGCGTTCACCATCTTGGCCGAAGGCGCGGCGATTGCGCCGGGGCGGCAGATGGCAATGATACGGCTGCTGGCGCAGGCGTCCGGTTCGGCAGGCATGTGCGGCGGCCAGGCGATCGACCTCGACAGCGTGGGCCTGGCCTTGTCGCTGGAGCAGCTGGAACAGATGCACCAGTTGAAGACGGGGGCGCTGCTGCGCGCCGCGGTGGTGCTCGGCGCGCTGGCCGGCAAGGATCTGGAACCGGGCGACATGACGGCGCTGGACGCCTATGCGAAGGCGGTGGGGCTGGCCTTCCAGGTGGTCGACGATGTGCTCGACGCCACGGCCGATTCGGCCACCCTGGGCAAGACGGCAGGCAAGGATGCGGCGGCCAACAAGCCGACCTATGTATCGATACTGGGCCTGGAGCCGTCAAAGGCCCTGGCAGAACAATTGCGGTGCGACGCCCATGCGGCGCTGGCGCCATTCGGGGACAAGGCACGCCGCCTGCGCGAGCTGGCGGACCTGGTCGTGCAGCGGAAGGCTTAA
- a CDS encoding exodeoxyribonuclease VII small subunit — MSKKITAAVPASFEEAMAELAQLVTQMEAGQLPLEASVAAYQRGSELVKYCAGQLDGVEAQVKVLEGDMLKPFADGEALQ; from the coding sequence ATGTCCAAGAAAATAACTGCAGCTGTGCCGGCCTCGTTTGAAGAGGCCATGGCCGAGCTTGCTCAGCTGGTCACCCAAATGGAAGCGGGCCAGTTGCCGCTGGAAGCGTCGGTCGCGGCATATCAGCGCGGCTCCGAACTGGTCAAGTACTGCGCCGGCCAGCTTGACGGCGTCGAGGCGCAAGTCAAGGTGCTCGAAGGCGACATGCTGAAACCGTTCGCCGATGGCGAGGCCTTGCAATGA
- a CDS encoding aromatic ring-hydroxylating dioxygenase subunit alpha, with protein sequence MSDLATHAKLARSNAQLPVHVYFDETLLQREMQQLFHAGPRYIGHELMVPETGDFATLASENEGRMLVRNANGIEVLSNVCRHRQALMFNGRGNANNIVCPLHRWTYDLKGELIGAPHFPETPCLNLSKTPLQSWNGLLFEQNGYNVMEKLKDLSVSKDLDFSGYMFDHVEIHECDYNWKTFIEVYLEDYHVEPFHPGLGSFVSCDDLRWEFGKDYSVQTVGVHRGLQHSGSAAYKKWQEQVLQFRGGEPPPYGAIWLTLYPNIMVEWYPHVLIVSTLWPDGPQKTRNVVEFYYPEEIVLFEREFIEAERAAYMETCVEDDEIAQRMDAGRKVLMARGVSEVGPYQSPMEDGMQHFHEWYRDNIEL encoded by the coding sequence ATGTCCGATCTGGCTACTCACGCCAAGCTGGCGCGTTCAAACGCGCAACTTCCGGTCCACGTCTATTTTGACGAAACGCTGTTGCAGCGTGAAATGCAGCAATTGTTCCATGCCGGCCCGCGCTATATCGGGCACGAGCTGATGGTGCCCGAAACGGGCGACTTTGCCACCCTGGCGTCCGAAAACGAAGGACGCATGCTGGTGCGCAATGCCAATGGCATCGAAGTGCTGTCCAACGTGTGCCGTCACCGGCAGGCGCTGATGTTCAATGGCCGTGGCAATGCGAACAATATTGTCTGCCCGCTGCACCGCTGGACCTACGACCTCAAGGGTGAATTGATCGGTGCGCCGCACTTCCCCGAGACGCCGTGCCTGAACCTGTCGAAAACACCGCTGCAAAGCTGGAACGGCCTGCTGTTCGAGCAGAACGGCTACAACGTGATGGAAAAGTTGAAAGACTTGTCCGTCTCGAAAGATCTCGATTTTTCCGGCTACATGTTCGACCACGTGGAAATCCACGAATGCGACTACAACTGGAAGACCTTCATCGAAGTCTACCTCGAGGATTATCACGTCGAACCGTTCCATCCGGGCCTGGGCAGCTTTGTCAGCTGCGACGACCTGCGCTGGGAATTCGGCAAGGATTACAGCGTGCAGACGGTGGGCGTGCACCGCGGCCTGCAGCATTCGGGCTCGGCCGCCTACAAGAAATGGCAGGAGCAGGTGCTGCAGTTCCGTGGCGGCGAACCGCCGCCTTACGGCGCCATCTGGCTGACCCTGTATCCGAACATCATGGTCGAGTGGTATCCGCACGTGCTGATCGTGTCGACCCTGTGGCCCGATGGCCCGCAGAAGACGCGCAACGTGGTGGAGTTCTACTACCCCGAAGAAATCGTGCTGTTCGAGCGCGAATTCATCGAGGCCGAGCGCGCCGCCTACATGGAAACCTGCGTCGAGGACGATGAAATCGCCCAGCGCATGGATGCCGGGCGCAAGGTGCTGATGGCGCGCGGCGTCAGCGAAGTCGGCCCCTACCAGTCGCCGATGGAAGACGGCATGCAGCACTTCCACGAATGGTACCGCGACAATATCGAACTGTAA
- a CDS encoding ZIP family metal transporter produces the protein MLATTIAGLFSITAAAIFSFAFLSKVVERMVSLSVGIMLSTSLLHALPEAFESQADPRSLFATLLAGLLAFFMLEKFAILRHSHHHEGDGHHHAHGHDKHEAGKAGWMILVGDGMHNFTDGILIAAAFLADPKLGLVTGLAIIAHEIPQEIGDFIVLLNAGFSRLRAYIFNLLCSLMAVAGGLLGYFTLDRASNLIPYVLVFASSGFIYIALSDLMPQMQRRSTLRETIPQVLLIALGVCIVLFLTRHRHG, from the coding sequence TTGCTCGCGACCACGATCGCGGGCCTGTTCAGCATTACCGCAGCGGCGATCTTCTCGTTTGCGTTCCTGTCCAAGGTGGTCGAGCGCATGGTCAGCCTGTCGGTCGGCATCATGCTGTCGACCTCGCTGCTGCACGCCTTGCCCGAAGCGTTCGAGTCGCAGGCCGATCCGCGCAGCCTGTTCGCGACCTTGCTGGCCGGCTTGCTGGCATTTTTCATGCTGGAAAAATTCGCCATCCTGCGCCATTCGCACCATCACGAAGGCGACGGCCACCACCATGCGCACGGCCATGACAAGCACGAGGCGGGCAAGGCCGGCTGGATGATTTTGGTCGGCGACGGCATGCACAATTTCACCGACGGCATCCTGATCGCCGCCGCCTTCCTGGCCGACCCGAAGCTGGGCCTGGTCACCGGCCTGGCGATCATCGCGCATGAAATCCCGCAGGAAATCGGCGACTTCATCGTGCTGCTCAATGCCGGTTTCTCGCGCCTGCGCGCCTACATTTTCAACCTGCTGTGCAGCCTGATGGCGGTGGCCGGCGGCCTGCTGGGCTACTTCACGCTGGACCGCGCCAGCAACCTGATTCCCTACGTGCTGGTGTTTGCCTCGTCCGGCTTCATCTATATTGCGCTGTCGGACCTGATGCCGCAGATGCAGCGCCGCTCCACCTTGCGCGAAACCATCCCGCAAGTGCTGCTGATCGCGCTCGGTGTCTGCATCGTGCTGTTTTTGACGCGCCACCGGCACGGTTGA
- a CDS encoding sulfurtransferase, with translation MNYTTLISASELASHLNDSNWAIFDCRHDLLNPTAGSDAFAAGHIQNAQFANIDTDLSGAKAPAGTAFTGRHPLPDRATLLATLRGWGIDDDTQVVAYDGQGGMFAARLWWLLRWIGHANVAVLDGGLAAWQAQGLPVVTPVAPRPAGNITEQASLARTVSVQDVVANLATQELQVLDARAPDRYRGENETIDPVGGHIPGAKSRFFKDNLQPDGRFKPARELEQEFAGLIGKPESAIMQCGSGVTACHNLLALEVAGLPGAALYPGSWSEWCADPARPVATGNP, from the coding sequence TTGAACTACACCACCTTGATCAGTGCCAGCGAACTGGCCAGCCACCTGAACGACAGCAACTGGGCCATTTTTGACTGCCGCCACGACTTGTTGAACCCCACGGCCGGCAGCGATGCGTTTGCCGCCGGGCATATTCAAAATGCGCAGTTCGCCAATATCGACACCGACCTGTCCGGCGCGAAAGCCCCGGCCGGCACGGCCTTCACGGGCCGCCATCCGCTGCCCGACCGCGCCACCCTGCTCGCCACCCTGCGCGGCTGGGGCATCGATGACGACACGCAAGTGGTGGCCTACGATGGACAGGGCGGCATGTTCGCCGCTCGGCTGTGGTGGCTGCTGCGCTGGATCGGCCACGCCAACGTGGCCGTGCTCGACGGCGGCCTGGCCGCCTGGCAGGCGCAGGGCTTGCCGGTGGTCACGCCCGTGGCGCCTCGCCCGGCCGGCAATATCACGGAACAAGCCAGCCTGGCGCGCACCGTCAGCGTGCAGGATGTCGTGGCGAATCTGGCCACGCAGGAGCTGCAGGTGCTCGACGCGCGCGCACCCGACCGCTACCGCGGCGAGAACGAAACCATCGATCCCGTCGGCGGCCATATCCCGGGCGCGAAAAGCCGCTTCTTCAAGGACAACCTGCAGCCCGACGGCCGCTTCAAGCCGGCCCGGGAACTGGAACAGGAATTCGCCGGCCTGATCGGCAAACCCGAATCCGCCATCATGCAATGCGGCTCCGGCGTGACAGCCTGCCACAATCTGCTGGCACTGGAAGTAGCGGGTTTACCGGGTGCCGCGCTGTATCCAGGTTCGTGGAGCGAATGGTGCGCGGACCCGGCACGGCCGGTGGCGACCGGCAATCCATAA
- a CDS encoding LacI family DNA-binding transcriptional regulator, with translation MTTLSQVAQRAGVTSATVSNVLRQRGKVGADTRARVLAAVEALGYRPHLTARALAEGRAPTLALMVSSIANPFYPEYALAAEQAARQHGRFLIVCNTNDDRAIGRAYLDQIAGTLADGVLVMNADPSLDDLKATERRGATVVLGMWEKPHQPPGLPCVAVDFHLAGTLAARHLIALGHRSIGVLVGGANGVHAERERGFNDALAELGHADAVVRTIRVHDSVEGGLQAGAAMLAATPSITAVFATNDLPALGLMHAAADLGIKVPQQLSVIGLTDIHGAHQARPALTTVAVPTAEAASLAIALLLDLIASPQADAPMRIAPPPELVVRASTAPPEAAPG, from the coding sequence ATGACCACCCTGTCCCAAGTCGCCCAGCGCGCCGGCGTGACCTCCGCCACCGTCTCGAACGTCCTGCGCCAGCGCGGCAAGGTCGGCGCCGACACGCGCGCGCGCGTGCTGGCCGCCGTCGAAGCGCTGGGCTACCGGCCGCACCTGACGGCGCGTGCGCTGGCCGAAGGCCGCGCCCCCACCCTGGCGCTGATGGTGTCGAGCATCGCCAATCCGTTTTACCCCGAATACGCGCTGGCGGCCGAACAGGCGGCGCGCCAGCATGGCCGCTTCCTGATCGTCTGCAACACCAATGACGACCGCGCCATCGGCCGCGCCTACCTGGACCAGATCGCCGGCACCCTGGCCGACGGCGTGCTGGTGATGAATGCCGACCCGTCGCTGGACGATCTGAAGGCAACCGAGCGGCGCGGCGCCACCGTGGTGCTGGGCATGTGGGAAAAGCCGCACCAGCCGCCGGGCCTGCCGTGCGTGGCGGTCGATTTTCACCTGGCCGGCACGCTGGCCGCGCGCCATCTGATCGCGCTGGGCCACCGCAGCATCGGCGTGCTGGTCGGCGGTGCGAATGGCGTGCATGCCGAGCGCGAACGCGGTTTCAACGATGCGCTGGCTGAACTGGGCCATGCGGACGCGGTGGTGCGGACCATCCGCGTGCACGATTCGGTGGAGGGAGGCTTGCAGGCCGGTGCGGCCATGCTGGCGGCCACACCATCGATCACGGCGGTGTTTGCCACCAATGACTTGCCGGCGCTGGGCCTGATGCATGCGGCGGCCGACCTGGGCATCAAGGTGCCGCAGCAGTTGTCGGTAATCGGCCTGACGGATATCCACGGTGCGCACCAGGCACGCCCCGCGTTGACGACGGTGGCGGTACCGACCGCCGAAGCGGCCAGCCTGGCCATCGCGCTGCTGCTGGACTTGATCGCCAGTCCGCAAGCCGATGCGCCGATGCGCATCGCACCGCCGCCCGAGCTGGTGGTGCGCGCCTCGACCGCCCCGCCGGAAGCGGCTCCTGGCTGA
- a CDS encoding ABC-F family ATP-binding cassette domain-containing protein, whose product MTTLISAQALQLDTHDGFLFHELAFTLRQGDRIGLIGHNGCGKSTLLGLLAGTREATAGTITQARACRLQHVEQHLPPALAELSLHEALLAPVLDQPELHWRVDSLLAELGFDAGTAQVPVRSLSGGQHTRLLLGRALLQEPNVLLLDEPSNHLDLPSLLWLEQFLLAWRGAFILVSHDQRLLDNVATRSWIMRDGRIHDVDLPCGPALLALAEADAVAATRHASEQKEIDRLAVSSTRLALWGRMYDNEGMARKAKSMQRRIDKLKEEQAFVSDGAPWRLSLHGKALAADQLLAFDQLDVRAAPDAARLFRIDQLWLKPGDRIALLGANGSGKSSLLRLCWHAMQGQHERPGLRWHRAAHIGYYDQSLKQLADDADLSDALYPFTLTNEAARSQVARRQALIGAGFAYARHGQAVATLSGGERARLLFLALSLAHYHLLLLDEPSNHLDLQGKRELAQALQGYEGGCLLVSHDRDLIEAACNRYWVVADGRLEEWPDAASAYARLNAGQGQAASIPPPAITLAVPADSERQLERLCELEQLLAGDLARKPRHQKLVSQQAWRLELDALSRALGISL is encoded by the coding sequence ATGACTACCCTTATTTCTGCACAAGCATTACAGCTCGATACCCATGACGGTTTCCTGTTCCACGAACTCGCCTTTACTTTGCGCCAGGGCGACCGCATCGGCCTGATCGGCCATAACGGCTGCGGCAAATCGACCCTGCTGGGACTGCTCGCCGGCACGCGTGAAGCGACGGCCGGCACCATCACCCAGGCGCGCGCCTGCCGGCTGCAGCATGTCGAGCAGCATCTGCCACCTGCATTGGCCGAACTGAGCCTGCATGAGGCCCTGCTGGCACCGGTGCTGGACCAGCCCGAACTGCATTGGCGCGTCGACAGCCTGCTGGCCGAACTGGGTTTTGACGCCGGCACGGCGCAGGTGCCGGTGCGCTCGCTGTCCGGTGGCCAGCACACGCGCCTGCTGCTGGGCAGGGCGCTGCTGCAGGAGCCGAACGTGTTGCTGCTCGATGAGCCGAGCAACCACCTGGACCTGCCGTCGCTGCTGTGGCTGGAGCAATTCCTGCTAGCCTGGCGCGGCGCCTTCATCCTCGTCTCGCACGACCAGCGCCTGCTCGATAACGTGGCCACGCGCAGCTGGATCATGCGCGATGGCCGCATCCACGATGTCGACTTGCCCTGCGGTCCGGCGTTGCTGGCGCTGGCCGAGGCCGATGCGGTGGCGGCCACCCGCCATGCTTCCGAGCAAAAGGAAATCGACCGCCTGGCCGTCAGCAGCACCCGCCTGGCCCTGTGGGGCCGCATGTACGACAATGAAGGCATGGCCCGCAAGGCCAAGAGCATGCAGCGGCGCATCGACAAACTGAAGGAGGAACAGGCCTTCGTCAGCGACGGCGCGCCGTGGCGTTTGAGCCTGCACGGCAAGGCGCTGGCGGCCGACCAGTTGCTGGCGTTTGATCAACTCGACGTGCGCGCCGCCCCTGATGCAGCGCGCCTGTTCCGCATCGACCAGCTATGGCTCAAGCCGGGCGACCGCATTGCCTTGCTGGGCGCCAATGGCAGCGGCAAATCGTCCTTGCTGCGCCTGTGCTGGCATGCAATGCAGGGCCAGCACGAGCGGCCCGGCCTGCGCTGGCACCGCGCCGCCCATATCGGCTATTACGACCAGTCGCTCAAGCAACTAGCGGACGATGCCGACCTGTCCGATGCGCTGTATCCGTTCACCTTGACGAACGAGGCCGCGCGCAGCCAGGTGGCGCGCCGGCAGGCGCTGATCGGCGCCGGCTTTGCCTATGCGCGCCATGGGCAGGCGGTGGCCACCCTGAGCGGTGGCGAACGGGCGCGCCTGCTGTTCCTGGCACTGTCGCTGGCCCATTATCATCTGCTGCTGCTCGACGAACCGAGCAATCACCTGGACCTGCAGGGCAAGCGCGAACTGGCGCAGGCCTTGCAAGGTTACGAGGGCGGCTGCCTGCTGGTGTCGCACGACCGCGACCTGATCGAAGCGGCCTGCAACCGCTACTGGGTGGTGGCCGACGGGCGCCTGGAGGAATGGCCTGACGCGGCCAGCGCGTATGCGCGCCTGAACGCAGGTCAGGGACAGGCGGCATCGATACCGCCGCCGGCGATAACGCTGGCGGTACCGGCCGACAGCGAACGGCAACTGGAACGCCTGTGCGAACTGGAGCAGTTGCTGGCGGGCGACCTGGCGCGCAAGCCGCGGCACCAGAAACTGGTCAGCCAGCAGGCATGGCGGCTGGAACTGGACGCCTTGAGCCGCGCGCTGGGCATCAGCCTGTGA
- a CDS encoding dienelactone hydrolase family protein has protein sequence MKDMISDVESLLGQSSLSGADGRRGFLKVALGTGFAVAALPVVAQNVIKTDGAGLISGTIMVKIDGQDVPVYASQPEGKTGLPVILVISEIFGVHEHIADMARRFAKQGYLALAPDLFVRQGDATKAPSMPELMKNIVGKTPDAQVMSDLDAIVAWARQNGGDTARLGITGFCWGGRITWLYAAHNPAVKAGVAWYGRLVGESTAITPQHPVDIAPALKAPVLGLYGAKDTGISQESIATMKAALAKGSSKSEFVVYPDSGHAFNADYRPSYVAADAKDGYARCLAWFKANGVV, from the coding sequence ATGAAAGACATGATTAGCGATGTGGAAAGTCTGTTGGGCCAGAGCAGCCTGTCCGGGGCCGATGGCCGCCGTGGTTTCCTGAAAGTGGCGCTGGGCACGGGTTTTGCCGTGGCCGCGCTGCCGGTGGTGGCGCAAAACGTGATCAAGACCGATGGCGCGGGCCTGATCTCGGGCACCATCATGGTCAAGATCGACGGCCAGGACGTGCCCGTCTATGCATCCCAGCCCGAAGGCAAGACGGGCTTGCCGGTGATCCTGGTGATTTCCGAGATCTTTGGCGTGCACGAGCATATCGCCGACATGGCGCGCCGCTTTGCCAAGCAGGGTTACCTGGCGCTGGCGCCCGACCTGTTCGTGCGCCAGGGCGACGCCACCAAGGCGCCCAGCATGCCCGAACTGATGAAGAACATCGTCGGCAAGACCCCTGATGCGCAGGTAATGAGCGACCTGGACGCCATCGTCGCCTGGGCCAGGCAGAATGGCGGCGACACCGCGCGCCTGGGCATTACCGGTTTTTGCTGGGGCGGCCGCATCACCTGGCTGTATGCGGCGCACAATCCGGCCGTGAAAGCGGGCGTGGCCTGGTATGGCCGCCTGGTGGGCGAGTCGACCGCGATCACGCCGCAGCACCCGGTCGATATCGCACCGGCGCTCAAGGCACCGGTCCTGGGCCTGTATGGCGCCAAGGATACCGGCATCAGCCAGGAATCGATCGCCACCATGAAAGCGGCGCTGGCCAAAGGGAGCAGCAAATCCGAATTCGTCGTCTATCCGGACTCGGGCCACGCCTTCAACGCCGACTACCGCCCCAGCTATGTGGCGGCCGACGCCAAGGACGGCTATGCCCGCTGCCTGGCCTGGTTCAAGGCCAATGGCGTGGTGTAA
- the dxs gene encoding 1-deoxy-D-xylulose-5-phosphate synthase yields the protein MKLLETINEPAQVRQLARSQLVPLAQELRSFLLDSVSKTGGHLSSNLGTVELTVALHYVFNTPHDRIVWDVGHQTYTHKILTGRRGRMHTLRQKDGISGFPKRDESEYDTFGTAHSSTSISAALGMAQAAKIKGDPLHAIAVIGDGSMTAGMAFEAMNNAGVQEDVNLLVILNDNDMSISPPVGALNRHLARLMSGQFYAAAKNVGKSVLPGPVLELAKRFEEHAKGMVVPATMFEEFGFNYIGPIDGHDLDSLIPTLQNIKQLKGPQFLHVVTKKGQGYKLAEAEPILYHGTGKFNPLEGIKPASAPGKMTYTEVFGNWLCDMAAHDKRLVGITPAMREGSGMVKFEQQYPNRYFDVGIAEQHAVTFGAGLACEGLKPVVAIYSTFLQRAYDQLIHDVALQNLDVTFALDRAGLVGADGATHAGNYDMAFLRCIPNMVIMAASDENECRQMLTTGYYYPGPAAIRYPRGAGAGVAIVPELASLEIGKGEIKRQGKKIAILAFGSMVAPSVAAGTQLDATVANMRFVKPLDVALVKQLAADHDYLVTVEEGAIMGGAGSAVAEALAAEGIVKPILMLGLPDQFIDHGDPVQLLKGVGLDGAGIAASIEQRFGGAQPRLAVVN from the coding sequence ATGAAACTGTTAGAAACCATCAATGAACCGGCGCAAGTGCGCCAGCTGGCGCGTTCGCAACTGGTGCCGCTGGCACAGGAACTGCGCAGCTTCCTGCTCGACTCCGTGTCGAAAACGGGCGGCCATCTGTCGTCCAACCTGGGCACGGTCGAGCTGACCGTGGCCCTGCATTACGTATTCAACACGCCGCACGACCGCATCGTGTGGGACGTGGGTCACCAGACCTATACCCACAAGATCCTCACCGGCCGGCGCGGACGCATGCATACTCTGCGCCAGAAGGATGGCATCTCGGGTTTCCCGAAACGCGACGAAAGCGAATACGACACCTTCGGCACGGCCCATTCGTCGACCTCGATCTCGGCCGCGCTGGGCATGGCGCAGGCGGCCAAGATCAAGGGCGATCCGCTGCATGCGATCGCCGTGATCGGCGACGGCTCGATGACGGCCGGCATGGCCTTCGAGGCGATGAACAATGCGGGCGTGCAGGAAGACGTCAACCTGCTGGTGATCCTGAACGACAACGACATGTCGATCTCGCCGCCGGTGGGCGCGCTGAACCGCCACCTGGCGCGCCTGATGTCGGGCCAGTTCTATGCGGCCGCGAAAAACGTCGGCAAATCCGTCTTGCCGGGCCCGGTGCTGGAACTGGCGAAACGTTTTGAAGAGCACGCGAAAGGCATGGTGGTGCCCGCCACCATGTTCGAGGAATTCGGTTTCAATTACATCGGCCCCATCGATGGCCACGACCTCGATTCGCTGATCCCGACCCTGCAGAACATCAAGCAGCTGAAAGGCCCGCAGTTCCTGCACGTGGTCACGAAAAAAGGCCAGGGCTACAAGCTGGCCGAGGCCGAGCCCATCCTGTACCACGGCACCGGCAAGTTCAATCCTCTGGAAGGCATCAAGCCGGCCAGCGCGCCGGGCAAGATGACGTACACGGAAGTGTTCGGCAACTGGCTGTGCGACATGGCCGCGCACGACAAGCGCCTGGTGGGCATCACGCCGGCCATGCGCGAAGGCTCGGGCATGGTCAAGTTCGAACAACAGTATCCGAACCGCTATTTCGATGTTGGCATCGCCGAGCAGCACGCGGTGACGTTTGGCGCCGGCCTGGCCTGCGAAGGCTTGAAACCGGTGGTGGCGATCTATTCCACCTTCCTGCAGCGCGCCTACGACCAGCTGATCCACGACGTGGCGCTGCAAAACCTGGACGTGACGTTCGCGCTGGACCGCGCCGGCCTGGTCGGCGCCGATGGCGCCACGCACGCCGGCAACTATGACATGGCGTTTTTGCGCTGCATCCCGAACATGGTCATCATGGCCGCCTCGGATGAAAACGAATGCCGGCAAATGCTGACCACCGGCTATTACTATCCGGGACCGGCGGCGATCCGCTATCCGCGTGGCGCCGGTGCCGGCGTGGCCATCGTGCCGGAACTGGCCAGCCTCGAGATCGGCAAGGGCGAAATCAAACGCCAGGGCAAGAAGATCGCCATCCTGGCGTTTGGCTCGATGGTGGCGCCGAGCGTCGCGGCCGGTACCCAGCTCGACGCGACGGTGGCCAACATGCGCTTCGTCAAGCCGCTCGACGTGGCCCTGGTCAAGCAGTTGGCCGCTGACCACGACTACCTGGTGACGGTGGAAGAAGGCGCCATCATGGGTGGCGCCGGCTCGGCCGTGGCCGAAGCGCTGGCCGCCGAGGGTATCGTCAAGCCTATCCTGATGCTGGGCCTGCCCGACCAGTTCATCGACCATGGCGACCCGGTGCAGTTGCTCAAAGGCGTGGGGCTGGACGGTGCCGGCATCGCCGCGTCGATCGAACAGCGCTTCGGCGGCGCGCAGCCGCGCCTGGCCGTGGTCAACTGA
- a CDS encoding DMT family transporter: MQSLWMLFASFMFAIMGVCVKIASDMYSTSEIVMYRGIIGITVMTCTILYQGGSFKTGMWGQHLWRGVVGVIALWLWFYAIAILPLATAMTLNYMAPIWIAVILLAGGWWKASKQVEWPLVAAIAMSFVGVTLLLQPVFETDQAAGAVTALISGMLSALAYLQVRKLGLLGEPEYRVVFYFSIVNFVAGVIGHVASAGGGPVVWHAHTSAYGVGLLAAIGLCATMAQMAMTRAYRLGKTLVVANLQYTGIVFSSFWGVVIFGDLFDWHGWAGIGIILASGIAATYYNTRNTARGAAIARTDPIASEV, encoded by the coding sequence ATGCAATCACTTTGGATGCTGTTTGCCAGCTTTATGTTCGCCATCATGGGCGTGTGCGTGAAGATCGCCTCGGACATGTACTCGACCTCCGAGATCGTCATGTACCGCGGCATCATCGGCATCACCGTGATGACCTGCACCATCCTGTATCAAGGCGGCAGCTTCAAGACCGGCATGTGGGGCCAGCATCTGTGGCGCGGCGTGGTCGGCGTGATCGCCCTGTGGCTGTGGTTTTACGCCATCGCCATTTTGCCGCTGGCCACCGCCATGACGCTGAACTACATGGCGCCGATCTGGATCGCCGTGATCCTGCTGGCCGGCGGCTGGTGGAAAGCCTCCAAGCAGGTCGAGTGGCCGCTGGTGGCGGCGATCGCCATGAGCTTTGTCGGCGTCACCCTGCTGCTGCAACCGGTGTTTGAAACCGACCAGGCGGCCGGCGCCGTGACGGCATTGATCTCCGGCATGCTGTCGGCGCTGGCGTATTTGCAGGTAAGGAAACTTGGCCTGCTGGGCGAACCCGAATACCGCGTGGTGTTTTACTTTTCCATCGTCAATTTCGTCGCCGGCGTGATCGGCCATGTGGCCAGCGCCGGCGGCGGCCCGGTGGTCTGGCATGCGCATACCAGTGCCTATGGCGTGGGCCTGCTGGCCGCCATCGGCCTGTGCGCGACCATGGCGCAGATGGCGATGACGCGCGCATACCGCCTGGGCAAGACCCTGGTGGTGGCCAACTTGCAATATACGGGCATCGTGTTTTCCAGCTTCTGGGGCGTGGTGATCTTCGGCGATCTGTTCGACTGGCACGGCTGGGCCGGCATCGGCATCATTCTCGCTTCCGGCATTGCCGCCACCTATTACAATACCCGCAACACCGCCCGTGGCGCCGCGATTGCGCGCACGGATCCGATTGCCAGCGAAGTGTGA